Proteins encoded within one genomic window of Mya arenaria isolate MELC-2E11 chromosome 13, ASM2691426v1:
- the LOC128214793 gene encoding heparan sulfate glucosamine 3-O-sulfotransferase 1-like yields MSGGCNGSANKYSASQIPTSAVKYTLLSSDTEQKTCLSRITAQKNLKQKFIGLIVIIVVVIISVVYSCTSCDWQCSNLCMKSSDPLKYGNQSRVFVAKGKFQKRLPHCIIIGVRKCGTRALLEYLGLHPEIVASYQEQHFFNKYENYKKGLGFYQSEMLPSYENQITMEKTPGYFIDIMAPERVYRMNSSIRLLLIVRDPVTRLISDYAQLAEKNQRSNLTYPPFESLIIDKNGDVNLKFKATRISIYYEHLRHWLEFFDLKQIHIVDGEALISNPYPEIYAVETFLGLHHRIPRDTFYYNETKGFYCINSKVGGEQSPCLGETKGRKHPPVDPQVIQQLREFYKPRNEKFFSLVKRTFDWQ; encoded by the coding sequence ATGAGCGGTGGTTGCAACGGTTCTGCCAACAAGTATTCCGCCAGCCAGATCCCAACCTCGGCAGTCAAGTATACACTGCTGTCCTCGGACACCGAACAAAAGACATGCCTGTCCAGGATAACAGCACAGAAAAACCTCAAACAGAAGTTTATAGGTTTAATTGTGATTATTGTTGTAGTGATAATCAGTGTAGTGTACTCCTGCACTTCATGTGACTGGCAGTGTTCAAATCTGTGTATGAAATCATCCGACCCACTTAAATATGGAAACCAGTCTAGAGTGTTTGTTGCAAAAGGAAAATTCCAAAAACGTCTTCCTCATTGCATAATAATAGGGGTGCGAAAATGTGGCACAAGGGCCTTGCTAGAATATCTGGGTTTACATCCAGAAATTGTGGCCTCCTATCAAGAAcaacatttctttaacaaatatgaaaattacaAGAAAGGGCTTGGATTTTACCAGTCGGAGATGTTACCAAGTTATGAAAATCAGATAACCATGGAAAAGACACCAGGATATTTCATTGACATCATGGCCCCAGAGAGAGTGTATCGGATGAACAGCAGTATACGGCTCCTGCTCATTGTAAGAGATCCAGTCACACGCTTAATTTCTGACTATGCACAATTGGCTGAGAAGAATCAAAGAAGTAACTTGACATACCCTCCATTTGAGAGCTTAATTATAGACAAGAATGGTGATGTGAACCTGAAATTCAAGGCAACTCGCATCTCTATATACTACGAACATCTCAGACACTGGCTTGAATTTTTTGACTTGAAGCAAATCCATATTGTTGATGGTGAAGCCCTTATATCAAACCCCTACCCAGAAATCTATGCAGTGGAGACCTTCCTCGGCCTCCATCACCGTATACCCAGGGACACTTTCTActataatgaaacaaagggtTTCTATTGTATCAATTCTAAGGTTGGTGGGGAGCAATCCCCCTGTCTTGGTGAAACTAAAGGAAGAAAACATCCCCCTGTAGATCCTCAAGTCATTCAACAGCTCCGTGAGTTTTATAAACcaagaaatgaaaaattctTCAGCCTGGTGAAGCGAACATTTGATTGGCAGTAA